A stretch of the Haloplanus aerogenes genome encodes the following:
- the tnpA gene encoding IS200/IS605 family transposase, which yields MGEKRSNHTVYNVNYHFVWCRQSEIDCLQISDLQCPKYRHAILEPIEDSLEASLRDVCDEYGYEILSLHISPDHVHLFLSAHSKHAPSEIVRTVKSITAREMWEQHEPFLEEYLWGGGFWEESYYVGMGGDVSTNTIEQYIERTEHV from the coding sequence ATGGGTGAGAAGCGGTCGAACCACACGGTGTACAACGTCAACTACCACTTCGTGTGGTGTCGTCAATCGGAGATTGACTGCTTGCAAATCTCCGATTTGCAATGTCCAAAATACCGCCATGCCATCCTCGAACCAATCGAAGACTCGCTGGAAGCGAGTCTCCGCGATGTGTGCGACGAGTATGGCTACGAGATACTGTCGCTCCACATCTCACCCGACCACGTACATTTGTTCCTCTCCGCTCACTCGAAGCACGCACCGAGCGAGATTGTACGGACGGTCAAGAGCATCACAGCACGAGAGATGTGGGAACAGCACGAACCGTTCTTGGAGGAGTATCTGTGGGGCGGTGGGTTCTGGGAGGAATCGTACTACGTTGGGATGGGAGGCGACGTTTCGACCAACACGATTGAGCAGTATATCGAGCGCACGGAACACGTTTAG
- a CDS encoding RNA-guided endonuclease InsQ/TnpB family protein produces MTDTQALIKTLDFQLDIQSDNESLLYDATVEARSVYNETIRLAKEGVDWDAIPDRVADDADLVKNTTQRVVAKELGAMENYYEYDDFGQPSHTKDGAYPLRANYEEGYNLSLTDDGNVAFRISAKPYKHVKGVLDGDDAHLDILKTALTNDEWKIGTAEALFHNDNAELHVNVTNTEQTVRVKQNSRTVVSVDVNEDNVALTALSEDGVEDSLVIDFPEIKFERHRYFTMRRRVQNAGKSSMHDTLEGREERFVRDRLHKVSRHIVEWSRQFEKPCIVFEDLKEMRDSIDYGTRMNRRLHHLPFRALQFYTSYKASFERIPTTWINPEYTSQRCPMCGHTERANRNKKRFKCRGCGHQDHSDRGASVNIAVKGVKKLEWNVPALNSLPQVRKVRRQASGVVDAPTVTHPTDRGYQADGRVGVSD; encoded by the coding sequence ATGACCGACACACAGGCTCTCATCAAGACGCTGGACTTCCAACTCGACATCCAGAGTGACAACGAGAGCCTACTGTACGACGCCACCGTCGAAGCACGGTCGGTGTACAACGAAACCATCCGCCTCGCCAAAGAAGGTGTGGACTGGGACGCCATCCCCGACAGGGTAGCCGACGACGCTGACCTCGTGAAGAACACGACTCAGCGCGTCGTTGCGAAGGAACTCGGTGCGATGGAGAACTACTACGAGTACGACGACTTCGGCCAGCCGAGCCACACCAAGGACGGCGCGTATCCGCTTCGAGCAAACTACGAGGAGGGCTACAACCTGTCGCTCACCGACGATGGCAACGTTGCGTTCCGCATCAGCGCGAAACCGTACAAACACGTCAAGGGCGTCCTCGACGGTGACGACGCCCACCTCGACATTCTCAAGACTGCCCTCACGAACGACGAGTGGAAGATTGGGACGGCAGAAGCCCTGTTCCACAACGACAACGCCGAGTTGCACGTCAACGTCACCAACACCGAACAGACCGTCCGCGTCAAGCAGAACTCACGAACGGTCGTCAGTGTGGACGTGAACGAGGACAACGTGGCTCTCACCGCGCTCTCAGAAGATGGCGTCGAGGACTCGTTGGTTATCGACTTCCCCGAAATCAAGTTCGAGCGCCATCGCTACTTCACGATGCGGAGGCGTGTGCAGAACGCGGGGAAGTCGAGTATGCACGATACGTTGGAAGGGCGTGAGGAACGGTTCGTCCGTGACCGACTCCACAAAGTGAGTCGTCACATCGTGGAGTGGAGCCGTCAGTTCGAGAAGCCGTGTATCGTCTTTGAAGACCTCAAAGAGATGCGCGACAGTATCGACTACGGTACGCGGATGAACCGACGCTTGCACCACCTCCCGTTCCGCGCCCTTCAGTTCTATACGTCGTACAAAGCGTCGTTCGAGAGGATTCCGACCACGTGGATTAACCCCGAGTACACGAGTCAACGGTGTCCGATGTGCGGTCACACGGAGCGTGCGAACCGGAACAAGAAGCGGTTCAAGTGTCGGGGCTGTGGGCATCAAGACCACAGCGACCGTGGTGCAAGCGTCAACATCGCCGTGAAAGGCGTGAAGAAACTCGAATGGAATGTGCCTGCTCTCAACAGCCTTCCCCAAGTCAGGAAGGTGCGACGGCAGGCATCGGGGGTCGTGGACGCCCCGACCGTGACCCACCCGACCGACCGAGGCTATCAGGCCGATGGTCGAGTGGGAGTGTCCGACTAA
- a CDS encoding DUF7521 family protein, giving the protein MVEWECPTNPREASGLDLEAVHIGYQAYRGLRRNDDPAMQYLAAGMIILFGVTYLLAVVGQGLIAFHIVSISFQSVFRLLVRLLQLVGLSLIAYSLHLAAGRNVPTR; this is encoded by the coding sequence ATGGTCGAGTGGGAGTGTCCGACTAACCCACGGGAAGCCTCGGGGCTTGACCTCGAGGCGGTTCACATCGGCTATCAGGCCTACCGCGGTCTCCGCCGTAACGACGACCCCGCCATGCAGTATCTCGCCGCCGGCATGATCATCCTCTTCGGCGTCACCTACCTGCTGGCGGTCGTCGGCCAGGGCCTGATCGCCTTCCACATCGTCTCCATCAGCTTCCAGAGCGTCTTCCGGCTCCTCGTCCGCCTCCTCCAACTCGTCGGTCTGTCGTTGATCGCCTACTCGCTGCACCTCGCCGCGGGGCGGAACGTCCCGACCCGCTAA
- a CDS encoding sensor histidine kinase, whose protein sequence is MTADGDPTHFLGFQTDVTERKRTEQLVRLLNRVLRHNLRNDLNVLLGVGNHLRSERAETADLDDLGERIERTAGQLMDLSEQARELERNARRDREPRRLDPATLFDDATVDLSATARVETTVATERRICAGPELEQAVSELVTNAVAHNPVAEPWVELTAIDDGEWIELTVTDDGPGIDDMEVAVIAEGKETDLVHGSGLGLWLVNWIVTRYGGSFRIRARNGDSADESGSVATIRLPAIDADTPVEAVERAPTVLFR, encoded by the coding sequence GTGACGGCCGACGGCGACCCCACCCACTTCCTCGGATTCCAGACCGACGTGACCGAGCGCAAGCGGACGGAACAGCTCGTTCGCCTGCTCAACCGGGTGCTCCGACACAACCTCCGCAACGACCTGAACGTCCTGCTCGGGGTGGGGAACCACCTCCGGTCGGAGCGAGCCGAGACGGCCGACCTCGACGACCTCGGGGAACGCATCGAGCGAACCGCGGGTCAGCTGATGGATCTGAGCGAGCAGGCCCGGGAACTGGAGCGGAACGCACGACGCGACCGGGAGCCGAGACGACTCGACCCGGCGACTCTCTTCGACGACGCCACGGTCGATCTGTCGGCGACGGCGAGGGTCGAGACGACCGTCGCGACGGAGCGGCGGATCTGTGCCGGCCCCGAACTGGAGCAGGCGGTGTCGGAACTCGTCACGAACGCGGTGGCGCACAACCCCGTGGCGGAGCCGTGGGTGGAACTGACGGCAATCGACGACGGCGAGTGGATCGAACTCACCGTCACCGACGACGGGCCGGGGATCGACGACATGGAGGTGGCGGTGATCGCGGAAGGCAAGGAGACGGATCTGGTCCACGGCTCCGGACTGGGGCTGTGGCTGGTCAACTGGATCGTGACGCGCTACGGCGGGTCGTTCCGGATTCGGGCGCGCAATGGCGACAGCGCGGACGAGTCGGGATCGGTCGCGACGATCCGCCTCCCCGCGATCGACGCCGACACGCCGGTCGAGGCCGTGGAGCGTGCGCCGACGGTGCTCTTTCGTTAG
- a CDS encoding universal stress protein: MTLLVPFDGSALAETALKRAREFASYRDEAVVALTVVPEDESFAAERGWIEPGEPYDPEEICTEFELRVKTIDDDVTFRCEHPTPSEHPTATTIDNVTHTIREVAADLDVSVIFIGSENAGRVSTPVPSVGDPLSTDAKYDVYIVRRTE; this comes from the coding sequence GTGACCCTACTGGTTCCATTCGACGGCTCGGCCCTCGCCGAGACCGCCCTGAAGCGCGCCCGGGAGTTCGCCAGCTACCGGGACGAAGCGGTGGTCGCGCTGACGGTCGTCCCCGAGGACGAGTCGTTCGCGGCAGAGCGCGGCTGGATCGAACCCGGCGAGCCGTACGACCCCGAGGAGATCTGCACGGAGTTCGAACTGCGCGTCAAGACCATCGACGACGACGTGACGTTCCGGTGTGAGCACCCGACGCCGAGCGAACACCCGACGGCGACGACCATCGACAACGTCACCCACACGATCCGGGAGGTCGCCGCGGACCTCGACGTCTCGGTCATCTTCATCGGGAGCGAGAACGCCGGTCGCGTCTCGACGCCGGTACCGAGCGTCGGTGATCCTCTCTCGACCGACGCCAAGTACGACGTCTACATCGTCCGGCGCACCGAGTAG
- a CDS encoding type II secretion system F family protein codes for MLYALFARHADDARHVRDRKRYRGTDMRLSFDVYLARVYGLSWLVALAVTLPTAVVAVTLADAVPVSVAGVVGDVVPFARFALPMPPTTLVMLVVGLAVGGITKTATVRLGGGYLRWLANARRNDIERTLPGAARYLHVLSSGGDDHRTMLRKVADTEPYGETAVSVRKVLNTASLTGSLHEGLRRIARDTPSRELLAPFLLKFSEHAQQGEAELANYLRMESRMLAHRQDRARQRAAGLLELLSEVFMVLLVLPTLLVIVLTVLAIISPALSEPITTPLGTLTVRALVVYTSALFVLGLGIGASVVVGGLRPPGQTVEYDRPAGALATLASTPHNPASAAVVALLPALVVAAVLHTIGYPPADVALLGYAAYALPVGVVGVRRARLDDAKDREIKDFVHAVSGHVNLGRPFPQAVELVARDVDFGPLDPDVADLALNLGFTSPETGIDENVRTAALERFVETVGTPLAEQTVGLVTGALDSGSDAGTVFDTLQTEIGRLYHEKRELRANLLAYVAVGWTTALLVVGIAVAVGLHVFDGFEQLASVRGPSGYVIEGSTIDMARERYRLYIVTQSTMLASGWFAGTASRGRYEALLHSGALVVVCHVVFAGVGMI; via the coding sequence GTGCTGTACGCCCTGTTCGCCCGCCACGCCGACGACGCCCGTCACGTCCGGGACCGCAAGCGCTACCGCGGAACCGATATGCGACTCAGCTTCGACGTGTATCTCGCCCGCGTCTACGGGCTCTCCTGGCTCGTCGCGCTCGCTGTGACGCTTCCCACCGCCGTCGTCGCGGTGACGCTGGCCGACGCCGTGCCCGTTTCGGTGGCTGGCGTCGTCGGGGACGTGGTGCCGTTCGCCCGCTTCGCCCTCCCGATGCCACCGACGACCCTCGTGATGCTCGTCGTTGGCCTCGCCGTCGGCGGCATCACCAAAACCGCCACCGTCCGCCTCGGTGGCGGTTATCTGCGCTGGCTGGCGAACGCCCGCCGCAACGACATCGAGCGGACGCTCCCCGGTGCCGCGCGCTACCTTCACGTCCTCTCCTCCGGCGGCGACGACCACCGGACCATGCTCCGGAAGGTCGCCGACACCGAGCCGTACGGCGAGACAGCAGTGTCCGTTCGGAAGGTGCTGAACACCGCGTCCCTGACCGGGAGCTTGCACGAGGGACTCCGGCGCATCGCCCGCGACACGCCCTCTCGGGAACTGCTCGCGCCGTTCCTCCTGAAGTTCAGCGAACACGCCCAGCAGGGCGAGGCGGAACTCGCGAACTACCTCCGGATGGAGAGCCGGATGCTCGCCCACCGGCAGGACCGCGCCCGGCAGCGCGCCGCCGGCTTGCTCGAACTCCTCTCGGAGGTGTTCATGGTGTTGCTCGTGCTGCCGACGCTCCTCGTGATCGTCCTGACCGTCCTCGCGATCATCTCGCCCGCGCTCTCCGAACCGATCACGACGCCGCTCGGCACGCTCACCGTCCGGGCGCTCGTCGTCTACACCAGCGCGCTGTTCGTCCTCGGCCTCGGTATCGGCGCGAGCGTCGTCGTCGGCGGACTTCGCCCGCCGGGCCAGACCGTCGAGTACGACCGTCCGGCGGGTGCGCTGGCGACGCTCGCCTCCACCCCACACAACCCCGCGAGCGCCGCGGTCGTCGCCCTCTTGCCGGCGCTCGTCGTCGCCGCCGTTCTCCACACTATCGGCTATCCGCCTGCCGACGTGGCCCTCCTCGGCTACGCCGCCTACGCCCTCCCCGTCGGCGTCGTCGGCGTCCGCCGCGCCCGCCTCGACGACGCCAAGGATCGCGAGATCAAGGACTTCGTCCACGCCGTCTCCGGCCACGTCAATCTGGGGCGACCCTTCCCGCAGGCGGTCGAACTCGTCGCCCGCGACGTGGACTTCGGCCCGCTCGATCCGGACGTGGCCGACCTCGCCCTCAATCTGGGGTTCACGTCGCCCGAGACGGGCATCGACGAGAACGTCCGCACGGCGGCGCTCGAACGCTTCGTCGAAACGGTCGGCACACCGCTGGCCGAGCAGACGGTCGGGCTGGTGACGGGCGCGCTCGACTCCGGGAGCGACGCCGGGACCGTCTTCGACACGCTCCAGACCGAAATCGGCAGACTGTATCACGAGAAACGCGAACTCCGGGCGAACCTGCTGGCGTACGTCGCCGTCGGGTGGACGACCGCCCTGCTGGTCGTCGGTATCGCCGTCGCGGTCGGCCTCCACGTCTTCGACGGCTTCGAGCAGCTCGCCTCCGTCCGCGGCCCCTCCGGCTACGTCATCGAGGGATCGACCATCGACATGGCACGCGAGCGCTACCGGCTCTACATCGTCACGCAGTCGACGATGCTGGCGTCGGGGTGGTTCGCCGGCACCGCCAGCCGCGGCCGCTACGAGGCGCTCCTCCACTCCGGCGCGCTCGTGGTCGTCTGTCACGTCGTCTTCGCAGGGGTGGGGATGATATGA
- a CDS encoding DUF7289 family protein gives MSDRAQSAPVGVAILLAVTVVSMGALTVAVGSVVEAGATQAETRAAAGSMDAALDPERSGRHERRLALHEGRLRTVDRSLRVLDGDAVVFERSVDGLVFTAGQRRVRYVAGATVGATGNGAFLHASPPLSVRDGTLFVGVTALDAPAVAVDGPGTVTLRTNVTHSRRRLSGQGYAVAVETRTPAVWERWFEDMGATTARQSFDNDDVPSVVARFPDVQDVYVFVHDMNLEVGR, from the coding sequence ATGAGCGACCGCGCGCAGTCGGCACCGGTCGGCGTCGCCATCTTGCTTGCCGTGACCGTCGTGAGTATGGGGGCGCTGACCGTCGCCGTCGGCTCGGTCGTCGAGGCAGGGGCGACACAGGCGGAAACCCGGGCAGCCGCCGGATCGATGGACGCGGCGCTCGACCCCGAGCGGAGCGGCCGCCACGAACGCCGACTCGCGTTGCACGAGGGACGACTCCGGACCGTCGACCGCTCGCTCCGCGTCCTCGACGGCGACGCCGTCGTGTTCGAGCGGTCGGTCGACGGCCTCGTCTTTACCGCCGGACAGCGGCGGGTCCGATACGTCGCCGGCGCGACCGTCGGTGCCACCGGCAACGGCGCCTTCCTCCACGCGTCGCCGCCGCTGTCGGTCCGCGACGGGACGCTCTTCGTCGGCGTGACGGCCCTCGACGCACCCGCCGTCGCCGTCGACGGACCGGGGACGGTGACCCTGCGAACGAACGTGACCCACTCCCGTCGGCGCCTGTCCGGGCAAGGGTACGCCGTCGCCGTCGAGACCCGGACGCCCGCTGTCTGGGAGCGGTGGTTCGAGGACATGGGCGCGACGACCGCTCGCCAGTCGTTCGATAACGACGACGTCCCCAGCGTCGTCGCCCGATTCCCCGACGTTCAGGACGTGTACGTGTTCGTCCACGACATGAATCTGGAGGTGGGTCGGTGA
- a CDS encoding DUF7266 family protein, which produces MTDLDRALVPVVGKGLEVLLVLLYVASLVTVLHGGVLPEYRTAAGAEVSDRTLVTAADRIEASVPPPSTAVDVTRTVDLPDTIDRATYRLRAVNGTLVLDHPDDALSGRVPLALPDRVVAVRGTWESDDPAVVRVRGDAEGVRVILE; this is translated from the coding sequence GTGACGGACTTGGACCGGGCTCTCGTCCCCGTGGTCGGCAAGGGGCTAGAGGTGCTGCTCGTCTTGCTGTACGTCGCGTCCCTAGTGACCGTCCTCCACGGCGGCGTTCTCCCCGAGTACCGCACGGCAGCCGGCGCGGAGGTGAGCGACCGCACGCTCGTCACGGCCGCCGACCGGATCGAAGCGTCGGTGCCGCCGCCGAGTACCGCCGTCGACGTGACCCGGACCGTCGACCTGCCCGACACCATCGACCGCGCGACGTACCGGCTCCGGGCGGTGAACGGCACGCTCGTCCTCGATCACCCCGACGACGCGCTCTCCGGGCGCGTCCCCCTGGCGCTTCCGGACCGCGTCGTCGCCGTCAGGGGAACGTGGGAGAGCGACGATCCGGCCGTCGTCCGGGTACGCGGCGACGCCGAAGGAGTGCGGGTGATCCTCGAATGA
- a CDS encoding DUF7263 family protein has translation MRAQTNLVALVLALVLLTGATVIGVTFADAALADADREPLDRHAATAVADRLVAADAPTTVRANALNASVVDDLNASRIEALAPPAEGAALRITLDGETVVDRGAPSGGATIRRSVVVVSRSEPIQRAVNVTRGSALRVPRGVGRATVAVDPGPNTTLRTVRANGRVVLYDGSGLDTNTTVRLSRYEPTTIRVAPGANATGRVAVTYRQPRTEPRTLTVTVDV, from the coding sequence ATGAGGGCGCAGACGAATCTGGTCGCGCTCGTCCTCGCGCTCGTCCTCCTCACCGGGGCGACGGTTATCGGCGTCACGTTCGCGGATGCGGCGCTGGCCGACGCCGACCGCGAGCCACTGGATCGCCACGCCGCGACCGCCGTCGCGGATCGCCTCGTCGCCGCCGACGCCCCGACGACGGTGCGCGCGAACGCGCTCAACGCCTCCGTCGTCGACGACCTGAACGCGAGTCGGATCGAGGCGCTCGCCCCGCCTGCTGAGGGGGCTGCCCTCCGGATCACGCTCGACGGCGAGACGGTTGTCGACCGCGGTGCGCCGAGCGGCGGTGCCACCATCCGCCGATCCGTGGTCGTCGTCTCCCGGAGCGAGCCGATTCAGCGGGCGGTCAACGTCACCCGCGGCTCGGCGCTGCGCGTCCCCCGCGGTGTCGGCCGAGCGACCGTCGCCGTCGACCCCGGACCGAACACCACCCTCCGGACCGTCCGCGCGAACGGGCGCGTCGTCCTCTACGACGGCAGCGGACTCGACACCAACACGACCGTCCGCCTCTCCCGGTACGAACCGACGACGATCCGGGTCGCTCCCGGCGCGAACGCGACCGGTCGCGTCGCGGTGACGTACCGCCAACCTCGAACCGAACCCCGAACGCTGACGGTGACCGTCGATGTCTAG
- a CDS encoding DUF7262 family protein, which translates to MSRGQLSLSVVEAAIGVVLVLGVAAGFAVGATAPTSSTPQLDALAHDTATVLGSEPTDRGQDSRLAALARSDRSFARTRESTRRRIVDLLPADVVFHVRTPRGSFGYPHPPTAAVGSVTVPTRYGPVTIRVWYG; encoded by the coding sequence ATGTCTAGGGGGCAGCTCTCCTTGTCGGTCGTCGAGGCCGCTATCGGCGTCGTCCTCGTCCTGGGGGTGGCTGCGGGCTTCGCCGTCGGCGCGACGGCCCCCACGTCGTCGACGCCGCAACTCGACGCGTTGGCACACGACACCGCGACCGTTCTCGGCTCGGAGCCGACCGACCGGGGTCAGGACTCTCGGCTGGCCGCGCTCGCCCGTTCGGATCGGTCGTTCGCTCGGACGCGGGAGTCGACCCGTCGGCGGATCGTCGACCTGCTCCCGGCCGACGTGGTCTTCCACGTTCGCACGCCCCGGGGGTCGTTCGGCTATCCACACCCACCGACCGCCGCTGTGGGCTCGGTGACGGTCCCGACCCGGTACGGCCCGGTCACGATTCGGGTGTGGTACGGATGA
- a CDS encoding DUF7261 family protein, with protein sequence MTRHRGQLVLLAAAVVVTALVPMLLAYAQLTAGIGAGGDVAATAPERGTLDDTTRALERAVGDATVALSNGTSADRHASVAGRAIARLDPTVAALESSGTNRGVVVSITRNATAARQWAGTACPRGPDRAFDGCVVTEGVVTQTRANTTVLVAVAVDISVRGADGTATATVVVCGVRGAVAARTASGDSLPA encoded by the coding sequence ATGACCCGGCATCGCGGCCAACTCGTCCTGCTCGCGGCCGCCGTCGTCGTCACCGCGCTGGTGCCTATGTTGCTCGCGTACGCCCAACTCACCGCGGGCATCGGCGCCGGGGGCGACGTGGCCGCGACGGCGCCGGAGCGCGGGACGCTCGACGACACCACGCGGGCGCTCGAACGCGCAGTCGGCGACGCGACGGTCGCGCTGTCGAACGGGACGAGCGCCGACCGTCACGCTAGCGTCGCCGGACGGGCTATCGCCCGACTCGATCCGACCGTCGCGGCGCTCGAATCGTCGGGGACGAATCGGGGCGTGGTCGTCTCGATTACGCGCAATGCCACCGCGGCCCGGCAGTGGGCGGGCACTGCTTGCCCCCGCGGTCCGGACCGGGCGTTCGATGGCTGCGTCGTCACCGAGGGCGTCGTCACCCAGACGCGTGCGAACACGACGGTGCTCGTCGCCGTCGCCGTCGACATCTCGGTTCGGGGTGCCGACGGCACCGCCACGGCGACGGTCGTCGTCTGCGGCGTTCGCGGTGCGGTGGCGGCTCGGACGGCATCCGGAGATTCGCTGCCGGCCTAG
- a CDS encoding sensor histidine kinase, with translation MVSKGDLGVSYLIGVGVVLFGVCSAGVLLPIESTEVRSLLSLSMGGMIAGSFLVTGIGLAQSTLDDDRVWRVAGWSTLGLGLPTLVAVLVILLMPSVLRGVGWRSVVLVNIAAGGVVGVLVGSLLELRAEHERTRTLNQRNSVFLRLFRHDIRTSLNLIRGHLDLVTGTDSSPPESPDVIREQLEHIERLSGAANRLDELGSTTETKPVALGALVRDRLDELRRSTETVTVETDIEDAYVEANDLLSSVVDNLLRNAVEHGSTHPRSPTPEDAVERGSTGNQTQSGDAVEYGATGSRRADRDDAAERTDDPWLRVTVRPVERRGQRDAVELRIEDDGPGFTPAELAVHADAEATETALQHSDGIGLWLVRWIVETYDGEFTVRNADDGGAIATVTLPRADRIPADEQHEEAREPTRPPGSDPVAGGSAAASDP, from the coding sequence ATGGTGTCGAAGGGAGACCTCGGGGTGAGCTATCTCATCGGCGTGGGCGTCGTGCTGTTCGGCGTCTGCAGCGCCGGGGTCCTCCTTCCGATCGAGTCCACGGAAGTACGGTCGCTGCTCAGCCTCAGCATGGGCGGGATGATCGCCGGGAGCTTCCTCGTGACCGGGATCGGGCTCGCTCAGAGTACGCTCGACGACGACCGCGTCTGGCGGGTCGCCGGGTGGTCGACGCTCGGCCTCGGTCTGCCGACGCTGGTGGCCGTCCTCGTCATCTTGCTGATGCCGTCGGTACTCAGGGGCGTCGGGTGGCGAAGCGTCGTCCTCGTCAACATCGCGGCCGGCGGAGTCGTTGGCGTCCTCGTCGGCTCCCTCCTCGAACTCCGCGCCGAACACGAACGGACGCGAACGCTCAACCAGCGCAACAGCGTGTTTCTGCGGCTGTTTCGCCACGATATCCGAACCAGCCTCAACCTGATCCGTGGCCACCTCGACCTCGTGACCGGTACGGATTCGTCGCCACCGGAGTCACCCGACGTGATCCGCGAGCAACTCGAACACATCGAACGCCTGAGCGGCGCCGCGAACCGGCTCGACGAGCTCGGCTCGACGACGGAGACGAAGCCGGTCGCCCTCGGGGCACTCGTGCGCGACCGCCTCGACGAACTCCGGCGCTCGACCGAGACCGTGACCGTCGAGACGGATATCGAGGACGCGTACGTGGAAGCGAACGACCTCCTCTCGTCGGTCGTGGACAATCTGCTTCGGAACGCCGTCGAACATGGCTCCACGCACCCCCGGTCGCCGACTCCCGAGGACGCTGTCGAACGCGGTTCGACAGGCAACCAGACGCAGTCTGGTGACGCCGTCGAATACGGGGCAACGGGCAGTCGGCGCGCTGACCGCGACGACGCCGCGGAACGCACCGACGACCCCTGGCTCCGAGTGACCGTCCGTCCGGTCGAGCGACGAGGACAGCGAGACGCCGTCGAACTCCGCATCGAGGACGACGGCCCGGGGTTCACCCCCGCCGAACTCGCCGTCCACGCCGACGCCGAAGCGACTGAGACGGCGCTCCAGCACAGCGACGGCATCGGTCTCTGGCTCGTCCGATGGATCGTCGAGACCTACGACGGCGAGTTCACCGTCCGCAACGCCGACGACGGCGGCGCCATCGCGACCGTGACGCTGCCGAGAGCCGACCGCATCCCGGCGGACGAGCAGCACGAAGAAGCGCGGGAACCGACCCGACCACCCGGTTCGGACCCCGTCGCCGGCGGATCGGCGGCCGCGAGCGATCCCTGA
- a CDS encoding DUF1684 domain-containing protein, with the protein MTDTPSEYVDHLRENRAEKDRVFAEERGSPIPPDDRDDFDGLAYFDPDPDYRVEATLTVHDDPDPVDMETSDDRTVRYLRVVTFEFDLDGETHTLHGYRQEGADDGIFVPFRDKTTGQQTYRGGRYMELAPEGTLADGDHVTLDFNLAYTPFCAFSDAFSCPLPPEENWLETTVPAGERDPPL; encoded by the coding sequence ATGACCGATACACCGTCTGAATACGTCGATCACCTGCGCGAGAATCGCGCCGAGAAGGACCGCGTCTTCGCCGAGGAGCGTGGCTCACCCATTCCGCCGGACGACCGCGACGACTTCGACGGCCTCGCGTACTTCGATCCGGACCCCGACTACCGAGTCGAGGCGACCCTCACCGTCCACGACGACCCCGACCCCGTCGACATGGAGACGAGCGACGACCGCACCGTCCGCTACCTTCGGGTCGTCACCTTCGAGTTCGATCTCGACGGCGAGACGCACACGCTCCACGGCTACCGACAGGAGGGTGCGGACGACGGTATTTTCGTCCCCTTCCGCGACAAGACGACGGGCCAGCAGACCTACCGCGGCGGCCGGTACATGGAACTCGCGCCCGAGGGTACCCTCGCCGACGGCGACCACGTCACCCTCGATTTCAACCTCGCGTACACCCCCTTCTGTGCGTTCAGCGACGCCTTCTCCTGTCCGCTCCCGCCCGAGGAGAACTGGCTGGAGACGACGGTGCCGGCCGGGGAGCGTGACCCGCCGCTCTGA
- a CDS encoding cupin domain-containing protein: MSDSQPTPKPAVKRADDVDYEELSKADGVRKAVIFDESDGAPNFRMRRYRLDPGAEVPKHTNAVEHEVHTVEGEYVVGIEDEEHTVTEGDSLLIPAGTVHWFRNESDAESSFVCMVPNGDAGIELVDE, encoded by the coding sequence ATGAGCGACTCCCAGCCGACTCCGAAACCGGCCGTCAAGCGCGCCGACGATGTCGACTACGAGGAACTGTCGAAAGCCGACGGCGTGCGCAAGGCAGTCATCTTCGACGAGTCCGACGGCGCGCCCAACTTCCGGATGCGCCGGTACCGCCTCGATCCGGGTGCCGAGGTGCCCAAGCACACCAACGCCGTCGAACACGAGGTCCACACCGTCGAGGGCGAGTACGTCGTCGGCATCGAGGACGAGGAACACACGGTGACCGAGGGCGACTCCCTCCTCATCCCCGCGGGCACCGTCCACTGGTTCCGCAACGAGAGCGACGCGGAGAGCTCGTTCGTCTGCATGGTGCCGAACGGTGACGCGGGCATCGAACTGGTCGACGAATAA